One segment of Fusarium oxysporum f. sp. lycopersici 4287 chromosome 7, whole genome shotgun sequence DNA contains the following:
- a CDS encoding hypothetical protein (At least one base has a quality score < 10), whose product MAPPVKSADARRKSSTKASLIVTRKVSPDKLRALLAPDSIKEESPFKDMKANADSPTDAVSASGSQPPASNTNGDNASDSNAATPAPDATPADGTPAPSAMGPPTDGPKKKGVKRSAPGANGTIDGVPKPRGKPGPKKKPRLEDGTIDHSGSKPAGGHKLGPKANQGAINAGLRALDRSGKPCRRWAKGGFQLKSFTGVAWEIPRWVAPQKKAPESSAEDSTAASAEGSSKENKENGHESNSASNSNTANDVEMQSAPSNHASSPAPLAIAAAS is encoded by the exons atggcTCCTCCAGTCAAGTCCGCCGACGCGCGACGCAAGTCCAGCACCAAGGCCAGCTTGATTGTTACTCGCAAGGTGTCGCCCGACAAGCTGCGTGCTCTACTCGCGCCCGACTCTATCAAGGAAGAATCTCCCTTCAAGGACATGAAAGCCAACGCCGACTCACCTACCGATGCCGTGTCCGCTTCTGGTTCGCAACCACCAGCCAGCAACACGAATGGCGACAATGCTTCGGACTCTAACGCTGCTACTCCTGCCCCTGACGCAACTCCTGCCGACGGGACACCGGCCCCTTCGGCTATGGGACCGCCTACCGATGgaccgaagaagaagggcgtCAAACGATCTGCCCCGGGCGCCAACGGTACAATAGATGGTGTCCCCAAGCCTCGAGGAAAGCCTGgccccaagaagaagcctcgTCT GGAGGACGGAACGATCGATCACTCAGGTTCCAAGCCTGCCGGAGGTCACAAGCTTGGGCCCAAGGCGAATCAAGGGGCCATCAACGCCGGACTTCGCGCTCTCGATCGCTCAGGCAAACCCTGTCGCCGATGGGCCAAGGGAGGATTCCAACTGAAGAGCTTCACTGGTGTGGCATGGGAGATCCCTCGCTGGGTGGCACCTCAAAAGAAGGCTCCCGAATCCAGCGCCGAGGATTCTACTGCTGCATCGGCCGAGGGCAGCAGCAAGGAGAACAAAGAGAACGGCCACGAGAGCAACAGTGCTAGCAATAGCAATACTGCTAACGACGTAGAGATGCAAAGTGCGCCCAGTAACCACGCCTCCTCGCCGGCACCTCTTGCTATTGCCGCTGCTTCATAA
- a CDS encoding hypothetical protein (At least one base has a quality score < 10), with product MDWRASHIVYSILFHHQVDTMIRLYILLCLLPCLFLTTPFTHAALLPRLKASFRLPGVVFNEPVARSIKVVPFKEPPGKSHHGHGLHHTLGLVKRLVEDQGDMVEVTEEALQELLDQINKLHEQVNSMMPSGATDKQPTLGAGASSGGQSGQADQLPAGSFDESTGSEQSEQQPAPSGKAGVPRPGVASGPSEVPVVSDPSLRSPLPSQADAATVVEPQAPGASAQLDASQIDTHSEPKVERLSGNSAAVTLPEGADASGKGGVVESGGRPKNAVAQPTGEVQAPTGTQFSIAQDVKPTEEGKAKDPNISSAKQVADATSTAPGGAFVEDPDNVVQTVTTNVTFGGQTSTSATKETQRPSRAKDDECVDKVSDLPIIRRNPNCTPGSRIKSASEPAQDTTITLVLVPTPEADPSQSSATESETRTTEDSPATAKAEGTAPALETEAISTPTINAGGSQQLAAPTLLSNPSAVSRPEPTALSLRTLVFTSVLTRSSTILATTVRTEFINANQPTASFKAPGHVFKEDEDADTNAAFNKDGKLALEESVNEESTPETLGGTPLALETTAIQTTTTTTISLSHVDVMTTPEPSQEPLSLSSVPSHGAGGINGTFHATPNSGFRTIPRSSASLAERA from the exons ATGGACTGGAGAGCATCACACATTGTTTATTCAATTCTTTTCCATCACCAAGTCGACACAATGATTCGATTATAcattcttctttgcctccTACCATGTCTCTTCCTTACCACCCCATTCACCCATGCTGCCCTACTGCCTCGTCTCAAAGCTTCGTTCAGACTGCCAGGTGTAGTCTTCAATGAACCAGTGGCTCGATCTATCAAGGTAGTGCCTTTCAAAGAGCCTCCTGGGAAATCACACCATGGTCATGGACTTCACCACACTCTCGGCCTTGTGAAGCGATTGGTTGAAGACCAGGGCGATATGGTTGAGGTTAccgaagaagctcttcaggAACTTCTGGATCAGATCAACAAACTCCATGAGCAGGTGAACAGCATGATGCCATCTGGTGCAACGGACAAGCAGCCTACTCTAGGGGCAGGCGCTTCGTCAGGAGGTCAGTCTGGTCAGGCCGATCAATTACCTGCAGGGTCTTTTGATGAGTCTACTGGTAGTGAACAGTCTGAACAACAGCCTGCTCCCTCTGGCAAAGCTGGTGTCCCTAGACCAGGCGTTGCCTCGGGTCCATCAGAAGTTCCTGTGGTTTCGGACCCTTCTCTACGATCTCCGTTGCCGTCACAGGCAGACGCAGCCACGGTTGTCGAGCCTCAGGCTCCGGGCGCTTCAGCTCAACTAGATGCATCGCAGATAGATACCCACAG CGAGCCTAAAGTTGAAAGGCTGTCTGGCAATAGTGCTGCCGTGACCCTGCCTGAAGGTGCAGATGCTTCTGGAAAGGGGGGCGTCGTGGAATCAGGTGGTCGTCCCAAGAATGCTGTTGCTCAACCGACTGGTGAAGTTCAGGCTCCGACGGGAACACAATTTAGCATAGCACAAGACGTCAAGCCAACAGAGGAAGGGAAGGCCAAAGATCCTAATATCTCATCTGCCAAGCAGGTTGCTGATGCTACCAGTACTGCGCCCGGGGGTGCATTTGTTGAGGATCCTGATAACGTTGTCCAGACGGTCACGACCAATGTCACCTTTGGCGGACAGACTAGTACTTCGGCAACTAAGGAGACTCAGAGACCATCCCGTGCCAAAGATGATGAGTGTGTTGACAAAGTAAGTGATCTACCCATCATACGTCGAAACCCTAACTGCACACCAGGTAGTAGGATCAAATCCGCGAGCGAGCCAGCACAAGACACCACGATAACTCTGGTCCTCGTACCTACTCCAGAAGCAGATCCTTCCCAATCTTCTGCAACGGAATCCGAGACACGGACAACAGAAGACTCTCCTGCAACTGCCAAGGCCGAGGGAACGGCTCCAGCATTGGAGACAGAAGCCATCTCCACCCCGACTATCAACGCTGGAGGCTCTCAGCAGCTTGCAGCACCAACCTTACTCTCAAATCCATCTGCTGTTTCTAGACCTGAGCCGACAGCGTTAAGTCTTAGAACTCTCGTTTTCACATCAGTCCTTACAAGGTCTTCAACCATCCTCGCAACTACTGTACGCACAGAGTTTATTAATGCGAATCAACCCACTGCATCATTTAAAGCCCCCGGACATGTTttcaaagaagatgaagacgcAGACACAAATGCAGCGTTCAACAAGGATGGAAAGCTTGCTCTGGAGGAGAGTGTCAATGAGGAAAGCACACCAG AAACCCTTGGAGGAACTCCTCTCGCGTTAGAGACTACAGCCATTCAGACCACAACGACAACCACCATCAGTTTGAGCCATGTTGATGTCATGACAACCCCTGAACCCAGCCAAGagcctctgtctctttcTTCAGTACCATCTCATGGTGCTGGAGGCATCAACGGGACATTTCATGCAACGCCAAACAGTGGATTCAGAACAATTCCGAGGTCGTCAGCTAGTCTGGCAGAGAGAGCATAG
- a CDS encoding haloacid dehalogenase, type II, whose translation MGRTVIAFDLYGTILSTGSIAGELARLYGQDKAQSIAALARRYQLESTWRVTSMGTYRTFSDLTRWSFRQATKEIGIELTPEQEERIMDAYNGLDTFPDVDKALEKLAEHASIDPYIFSNGTKAMMTSSLDTCPTLSRVSNIFPHEKVVSIDPLKVFKPHPRTYEFMAETAGMKSQLDRVWLVSSNPFDVTGAVAFGFKSAWIDREGKGWTDTLGCSLGLQPTVIASGVDEAVRVILRQSEEDK comes from the exons ATGGGACGGACAGTAATTGCATTCGACCTCTATGGCACTATTCTCTCCACCGGATCGATAGCAGGAGAGCTGGCAAGATTATACGGGCAAGATAAAGCTCAGTCAATTGCCGCTCTAGCAAGGCGATATCAGCTTGAGTCAACATGGCGCGTGACCAGTATGG GCACTTATCGCACATTTAGTGACTTGACGAGATGGTCATTTCGGCAAGCTACGAAAGAGATTGGTATTGAGCTCACTCCTGAGCAGGAAGAACGTATCATGGATGCATATAACGGCCTCGACACATTCCCAGATGTGGATAAAGCACTCGAAAAACTGGCAGAACATGCATCTATCGATCCATACATCTTCTCAAACGGAACCAAGGCCATGATGACATCGTCACTCGATACATGCCCAACTTTGTCAAGAGTGAGCAACATATTTCCCCACGAGAAAGTCGTCAGTATCGACCCTCTCAAAGTGTTCAAGCCGCATCCTCGTACGTATGAGTTCATGGCTGAGACAGCGGGGATGAAGTCTCAGCTTGATAGGGTTTGGCTGGTGAGCTCAAACCCATTCGATGTCACTGGTGCTGTAGCTTTTGGATTCAAGAGTGCATGGATCGACCGTGAAGGCAAGGGCTGGACTGATACACTGGGATGTTCACTGGGGCTTCAGCCGACTGTGATAGCGTCTGGCGTGGATGAAGCTGTGCGGGTAATCTTGCGTCAGTCTGAGGAGGATAAGTag
- a CDS encoding hypothetical protein (At least one base has a quality score < 10), producing the protein MSLGSLITAEYPLVLVTLTTAMAPIHRIFSSANNKPYRTKQLEEENPPYLNEDGYVDFAPGDIQNPQNWSTARRWSVTFSAVLLVLNATFASSSPSGCFPSISEHFHVSELVAGLTITLFLLGYCAGPLIFAPLSELYGRRWIFYITFMLYIIFNFLCAWAPNFGALLVGRFLTGTFVSAPLSNAPGVLADLWTPIERGNAMAGFSAMVWVGPALGPVIAGFLELKEDWRWSFYTHAPTILLKKARRRRKAKIPGYENVKARSEEGDRTLKTVYRIALTRPWIILFDTISFLCAIYMSVVYTLLYMLFSIYPIVFQQRRGWNSGVGELPLIGTVIGAFIGGGIVLIDTRIRKKKIENGDKQMEPEDRLPLAMIGGVGFAVTMFWFAWTAEYNSIHWIVPTLAGTFLATSLMLIFVAFLTYLVDVYLMYAASAIAANTIARSACGAAAPLFTTQMFDTLGVGGGGSLIGGVATVLAIIPFLFYRYGKQIRIRSKFAPTEEKSEAREKDEELADNNAIARRNSVLSHSDSQSSSDTTVAAA; encoded by the exons ATGAGCCTTGGCTCTCTCATCACGGCCGAATATCCCCTTGTACTTGTAACGTTAACAACAGCCATGGCGCCTATACATCGAATATTCTCATCGGCTAATAACAAGCCCTATCGAACTAAGcaacttgaagaagaaaacccCCCGTACTTAAACGAGGATGGTTACGTTGACTTTGCACCAGGCGACATTCAAAACCCACAGAATTGGTCTACTGCTCGGCGCTGGTCTGTCACGTTCTCAGCTGTGTTGCTCGTACTGAATGCTACTTTTGCATCGAGCTCGCCAAGTGGATGCTTCCCGTCTATCTCAGAACATTTCCATGTATCCGAGTTGGTAGCAGGCTTGACCATCACCCTGTTTCTACTGGGTTACTGTGCCGGACCGCTCATCTTCGCACCACTAAGTGAGCTCTACGGGAGAAGATGGATCTTCTACATCACCTTTATGCTATATATCATCTTTAACTTTCTTTGCGCCTGGGCACCTAACTTTGGCGCCCTCCTTGTCGGCCGTTTCCTCACTGGAACGTTTGTCTCTGCACCCCTCAGCAACGCACCTGGCGTACTCGCAGACCTGTGGACCCCAATCGAGCGTGGCAATGCCATGGCAGGATTCTCTGCTATGGTATGGGTCGGGCCAGCATTAGGTCCTGTTATTGCAGGGTTCCTCGAGCTAAAGGAGGACTGGCGTTGGAGTTTCTAT ACACATGCTCCCACAATTCTCCTTAAGAAggctcgaagaagaagaaaggcaaAGATTCCTGGTTATGAGAATGTCAAAGCTCGATCTGAAGAGGGTGATCGTACACTGAAGACTGTGTACCGTATCGCCTTGACCAGACCGTGGATTATCCTCTTTGACACCATATCCTTTCTCTGCGCAATCTATATGTCTGTAGTCTACACGTTATTATATATGCTTTTTAGCATCTATCCAATTGTGTTTCAGCAGCGCCGTGGCTGGAACTCCGGTGTTGGAGAGCTGCCCTTGATTGGAACTGTTATTG GTGCATTCATCGGTGGTGGCATAGTTTTGATCGATACGCGAATTCGAAAGAAAAAGATTGAGAATGGGGACAAACAAATGGAGCCCGAAGATAGATTGCCATTGGCAATGATTGGAGGTGTTGGATTTGCCGTGACCATGTTCTGGTTTGCATGGACGGCTGAGTATAA CTCTATCCATTGGATCGTACCGACGCTGGCGGGAACTTTCCTAGCTACatctttgatgttgatcttcgTGGCTTTCTTGACGTATCTCGTCGATGTTTATCTTATGTACGCGGCATCTGCTATTGCAGCCAATACCATTGCTCGATCAGCATGCGGAGCTGCTGCTCCCTTATTCACAACACAAATGTTCGATACACTGGGAGTTGGTGGCGGCGGAAGTCTAATCGGAGGGGTCGCTACAGTTCTAGCCATTATCCCGTTTCTGTTCTACAGATACGGTAAGCAGATTCGAATCAGAAGCAAATTTGCGCCgacagaagagaagagcgAAGCTAGAGAGAAAGATGAGGAACTGGCTGACAACAATGCCATTGCTCGGAGGAATAGTGTTTTATCTCATTCAGATAGCCAGAGTAGCTCGGATACCACAGTGGCCGCCGCATGA